TGACTGGCCCCTTCCCTTATTCCCTGTGCTGTTTTCCCTGTGCTGCAACTTTCCGCCTTCAATGTCGTCGGTCGGAATTCGGCTCTCTCCAGCAGCAACAATCCAATCTCAGTTCAGCCGCATCCAGTAATAGTCGTACTTGCCCAGCGTCATGGTGTACGGTCCTTCCCCGATGCGCGGAAAGGGACTGGCTCCTGCCAGCGTGACCGGCGTGCGGTGGATGTAGGCGCTCAGGTCGAGTTCAACAGCCTGAGCGTTGGCGGCAAAGTTGCTGACGATCAGCAGGGTTTCTTCCTCGGTGCGGCGGGTGAAGGCCAGAATCGCCGGGTTGTTGGTATCAACGAAGTTGAGGTCGCCGTGCGCGAAGGTCGGGTGGCGGCGGCGCAGTTCAAGCTGGCGCGAGTGCCACTTGAGCAGGCTGGAAGGGTCCTGCTCCTGACTGTTGACATTGACGCGGGCAAAGCCGTAAACCGGGTCCTGAATCGGCGGGAAAAAGCAGTCGGCGGGGGCCGCCGTCGAGAAGCCGCCGGAGGTGCTGGCGTTCCACTGCATCGGGGTCCGCACCCCGTTACGGTCGGCCTGTGAGAGGTCGTCGCCCATGCCGATCTCGTCGCCGTAGTACATGAACGGGCTGCCGGGCAGGGCCAGCAGCACGGTGGTCAGCAGCTCCACCTTGCGCCGGTCGTTGTCGAGCAGCGAGGACAGGCGGCGGCGGATGCCCACGTTGATCTTCATGCGGGTGTCGGGCGCATAAGCGGCGTACATAAAGGCCCGCTCGTCGTCCGAGACCATCTCCAGGGTCAGCTCGTCGTGGTTGCGCAGGAAAGTGCCCCACTGCCCGAAACTGGGAATGGCGGGCAGGCGGTTCATGATCTCGCGGATGCTGGAGGTGTCCTCGCGCTTGAGGCTCATGAACAGCCTGGGCATCACCGGGAAGTTGAAGCACATGTGAAACTCGGGGTCCGCGTCGGTCCCGAAGTACTCGACCACGTCCTCGGGCCACTGGTTGGCCTCGGCCAGCAGCAGCCTGCCAGGGTATTCGTTGTCCACCAGCCGCCGGATCCGCTTGAGAATCTCGTGCGTCTCAGGCAGGTTCTCGCAGTTGGTGCCCTCACGCTCGACCAGATACGGCACGGCGTCCACCCGGAAGCCGTCCACGCCCAGTTCGAGCCAGAAGCGCGCGGCGTCGAGCAACTCGTTGGTGACTTCAGGGTTGTCGAAATTGAGGTCCGGCTGATGCGAGAAAAAGCGGTGCCAGAAGAATTTGCCCACCTGCTCGTCGTAGGTCCAGTTGCTCGTCTCGGTGTCGGTAAAAATAATCCGCGCCTCGGGATACTCGGTACCGGTGTCGCTCCAGACGTAGTAGTGGTAATACGGATTCTCCGATCCGTCGGGCAGGGTCGGTCCCTTGCGCGC
This portion of the Deinococcus rubellus genome encodes:
- the treS gene encoding maltose alpha-D-glucosyltransferase, with product MTETISADMSASVPQAGEWYKSAVFYELSVRTYADGDGNGKGDFPGLTGKLDYLRSLGVDCLWLQPFYPSPLRDDGYDVAHYTDVHPDLGTLDDFKVFLREAHSRGLKVVTDFVTNHTSNEHAWFQAARKGPTLPDGSENPYYHYYVWSDTGTEYPEARIIFTDTETSNWTYDEQVGKFFWHRFFSHQPDLNFDNPEVTNELLDAARFWLELGVDGFRVDAVPYLVEREGTNCENLPETHEILKRIRRLVDNEYPGRLLLAEANQWPEDVVEYFGTDADPEFHMCFNFPVMPRLFMSLKREDTSSIREIMNRLPAIPSFGQWGTFLRNHDELTLEMVSDDERAFMYAAYAPDTRMKINVGIRRRLSSLLDNDRRKVELLTTVLLALPGSPFMYYGDEIGMGDDLSQADRNGVRTPMQWNASTSGGFSTAAPADCFFPPIQDPVYGFARVNVNSQEQDPSSLLKWHSRQLELRRRHPTFAHGDLNFVDTNNPAILAFTRRTEEETLLIVSNFAANAQAVELDLSAYIHRTPVTLAGASPFPRIGEGPYTMTLGKYDYYWMRLN